A window from Bacillota bacterium encodes these proteins:
- the yabP gene encoding sporulation protein YabP, with translation MRRGHQLALKGRESLSVDGVLNVESFDEHEILLETEEGMLVVRGEDLHIKELNLDTASLQVNGFVTTLEYIGDKATRRSGGFFSRVFK, from the coding sequence ATGCGCCGGGGACATCAGCTGGCCCTTAAGGGGCGGGAAAGCCTCTCGGTGGACGGCGTGTTAAATGTGGAAAGCTTCGACGAGCATGAAATTCTACTGGAGACTGAGGAAGGGATGTTGGTGGTGCGGGGGGAGGACCTGCACATTAAGGAGCTGAACCTCGACACCGCCAGCCTGCAGGTCAATGGATTTGTCACCACCCTGGAGTATATCGGGGACAAGGCCACCAGAAGGAGCGGGGGATTCTTCAGTCGGGTGTTCAAATAG
- a CDS encoding SpoIID/LytB domain-containing protein: MKVPRNRWYWIIGLFLITLLVVGGCASLFEPRQRDQDRAPMAQNQGEQREEPTLTVYIVDTEEKKEMKLEEYLEGVVAGEMEADWPEEAYAAQAILARSFTVNWLDANKKSQYGTDISTDVEEAQAYNPEAITDTIKAAVERTRGEVLTYNGKVIKGWFHSYSGGQTASAKEGLNYQGEEPEYITSIDLPENEYVPEELKSWTVELEEDTVMQALSKLGADVGTIEEVKIGETGPSNRAITLNFVGSEGQTEVSAPEFRIAVDPKVLKSLLLTEVSWADGTLTMSGSGFGHGVGLSQWDAYMLAKEGASPEEIVRKFFPKATIKRLWE, from the coding sequence CCCTTTTTGAACCTCGGCAGCGGGATCAGGATCGAGCACCCATGGCACAAAATCAAGGAGAGCAGCGGGAGGAGCCCACCTTAACGGTCTATATCGTGGACACCGAAGAGAAAAAGGAAATGAAGCTAGAGGAGTATCTGGAAGGGGTAGTGGCCGGGGAGATGGAGGCCGACTGGCCCGAGGAGGCCTATGCCGCTCAAGCGATCCTGGCCCGAAGCTTCACAGTGAATTGGCTCGATGCTAACAAGAAGTCCCAGTACGGTACCGACATTTCCACCGATGTAGAGGAGGCCCAGGCCTATAATCCCGAGGCCATCACCGACACCATCAAGGCCGCGGTGGAAAGGACCCGGGGAGAGGTGCTAACCTACAATGGCAAGGTGATCAAAGGGTGGTTTCACAGCTACAGCGGCGGGCAGACCGCCAGCGCCAAGGAGGGCCTCAACTACCAGGGTGAGGAACCGGAGTATATCACCAGCATTGACCTGCCGGAAAATGAATATGTTCCCGAGGAGTTGAAGTCCTGGACGGTGGAGCTGGAGGAGGATACTGTTATGCAGGCCCTTAGTAAGCTCGGTGCCGATGTGGGGACCATCGAAGAGGTGAAAATCGGAGAGACAGGGCCCAGCAACCGGGCCATCACTTTGAACTTTGTCGGCAGTGAGGGCCAGACCGAGGTCTCGGCGCCGGAGTTTCGCATTGCAGTGGATCCCAAGGTGCTGAAAAGCCTGCTCCTGACGGAGGTATCCTGGGCCGATGGGACGTTGACTATGTCGGGGTCAGGCTTCGGCCATGGCGTGGGCCTGAGTCAATGGGACGCCTATATGCTGGCCAAGGAGGGCGCCAGTCCCGAGGAGATCGTTCGCAAATTCTTCCCCAAGGCCACGATTAAGCGCCTTTGGGAATAA